The following coding sequences are from one Lycium ferocissimum isolate CSIRO_LF1 chromosome 3, AGI_CSIRO_Lferr_CH_V1, whole genome shotgun sequence window:
- the LOC132049578 gene encoding PRA1 family protein A1-like, with the protein MDWGNVSTEDLIEALREVEWSSPPRPLSEFFSRFTFPRSYSKWNSRLKCNLYYYRTNYFIMIVAILALGFLRRPLAIVAALLTALNIAFLNDSFAGTFSEKVTRTVRQFSPHLAAKMRPALTPVIRGRPSTKRAIFICGRPRWIFVFVFSIVSFFLWFVSCGLLTVFWAFGIGLLATLAHASFRSPNLKARLNTFREEFRAVWRNYSEL; encoded by the exons ATGGATTGGGGAAATGTGAGTACAGAGGATCTAATTGAGGCTCTACGAGAAGTAGAATGGTCATCTCCACCACGTCCACTTTCTGAGTTTTTCTCTAGGTTTACTTTCCCAAGATCTTATTCAAAATGGAACAGTCGCCTCAAGTGTAATCTCTACTA TTACAGGACGAATTACTTTATTATGATTGTGGCTATTCTTG CATTGGGGTTTCTAAGGAGGCCACTTGCAATTGTTGCTGCGCTTTTGACAGCGCTTAATATTGCTTTTCTAAATGACAG TTTTGCAGGTACCTTCAGTGAAAAGGTGACAAGAACTGTCAGACAGTTTTCACCTCATTTAGCTGCAAAAATGAGGCCTGCACTCAC GCCGGTTATTCGAGGGCGTCCATCCACTAAAAGAGCAATATTCATTTGTGGAAGGCCTCGTTGGATTTTTGTCTTTGTATTTTCTATAG TGAGTTTCTTCCTCTGGTTTGTTTCCTGTGGCCTCTTAACCGTCTTTTGGGCTTTTGGTATAGGCCTTCTAG cCACGCTTGCTCATGCAAGCTTCAGGAGTCCTAATCTGAAGGCTCGCCTCAATACATTCCGTGAAGAATTCCGAGCTGTCTGGCGCAACTATAGTGAGCTGTAG